A window of the Oncorhynchus masou masou isolate Uvic2021 chromosome 13, UVic_Omas_1.1, whole genome shotgun sequence genome harbors these coding sequences:
- the LOC135553387 gene encoding olfactory receptor 6N1-like has translation MENSTQVKFFYLFGLQETFNNKSVYFILSLITYLLIITVNLTLIITIIQEKGLHEPMYIFLCSLCVNGLYGTAGFYPKLLLDLQSDVQVISYGGCLTQAYVIYASVICEMSTLTVMSYDRYVAICRPLLYHTIVTSLTVRKLLLLSWCYPLFIALIAVSLTVRLPLCGSRIDKIFCDNPSILKHACLPITINQILNKCIISVHVLQMIFIVLSYCQIVRNCVKSAQGRIKFTQTCVPHLITIFIFITVTLFDTLQGWNNVNITLNMRNAMAVQFLVVPPVLNPVIYGLNLQKIRRAVFRKCNAHKIIDMKR, from the coding sequence ATGGAGAACTCAACCCAAGTCAAGTTCTTTTATCTCTTTGGCTTACAAGAGACATTTAACAACAAATCAGTCTATTTTATCTTGTCTCTTATCACATACCTACTCATCATCACTGTGAATTTGACACTGATCATAACAATCATTCAGGAGAAAGGTCTCCATGAGCCCATGTATATCTTTCTGTGTAGTTTATGTGTCAATGGATTGTATGGAACTGCTGGTTTCTACCCCAAGTTGTTACTGGACCTTCAGTCAGATGTTCAGGTGATATCTTATGGTGGATGTTTGACTCAAGCCTATGTAATATACGCATCTGTCATATGTGAAATGTCTACTTTAACAGTGATGTCTTACGACAGGTATGTGGCAATATGCAGACCACTACTATATCATACCATTGTGACATCTTTAACTGTTAGAAAGTTACTTTTATTGTCTTGGTGTTATCCTTTATTTATAGCACTCATAGCAGTTAGTTTAACTGTCAGACTTCCTTTGTGTGGATCTCGCATTGATAAGATCTTCTGTGACAATCCATCTATACTGAAACATGCATGTTTACCCATAACCATTAATCAGATTTTGAACAAATGTATTATTTCGGTTCATGTTTTACAGATGATTTTCATTGTATTGTCTTACTGTCAGATTGTAAGGAATTGTGTAAAGTCAGCTCAGGGAAGGATTAAGTTCACACAGACATGTGTGCCACATTTAATAACAATATTTATTTTCATCACAGTTACCCTGTTTGACACATTGCAAGGGTGGAATAATGTAAATATTACGCTGAATATGCGTAACGCAATGGCCGTACAATTTCTTGTTGTACCACCTGTCTTAAACCCTGTAATATATGGACTTAACCTCCAGAAGATTCGAAGAGCAGTTTTCAGAAAGTGTAATGCACATAAAATCATTGATATGAAACGTTAG